A region of Curvibacter sp. AEP1-3 DNA encodes the following proteins:
- a CDS encoding efflux RND transporter periplasmic adaptor subunit, whose translation MKPWIKWTTVAVSLAVVAGVGMRLVASNKAKKEVLESQQAALKLPVSLELGAADLVRANTVELTRTLPVSGPIKAVSSAFVKARVAGELQGLTVREGDMVKAGQVLARVDSTEYQARTRQAQQQAESAKAQVDIARRSFENNRKLVDQGFISQTALESSSASLAAAEASYRAAMAGVDVAAKSLEDTVLRAPISGQVAQRLTQPGERVAIDARVLEIVDLSRLEVEANLAAADSLGVKPGQTAQLTVEGSAQRLQARVARINPSAVAGSRSVLLYLSLEKPEGLRQGLFAQGALAVGVSRTLALPVSAIRTDKPQPYVQWVQDNKVAHQTVELGERGDANGVAMVSVKGIPEGTPVLAGAVGALRAGTAIKNAAGSN comes from the coding sequence ATGAAACCCTGGATCAAATGGACCACTGTGGCCGTCAGTCTGGCCGTCGTCGCCGGTGTAGGCATGCGGCTCGTCGCGAGCAACAAAGCCAAAAAAGAGGTGCTGGAAAGCCAACAGGCTGCACTCAAATTGCCGGTGAGCCTAGAGCTGGGTGCTGCAGATCTGGTGCGTGCAAACACCGTGGAACTCACCCGCACCCTGCCGGTTTCCGGCCCGATCAAAGCAGTCAGCTCAGCCTTTGTGAAAGCCCGTGTCGCCGGCGAATTGCAAGGGCTGACTGTGCGCGAAGGCGATATGGTCAAAGCCGGTCAAGTGCTGGCACGCGTGGACTCCACGGAATACCAAGCCCGCACCCGCCAGGCTCAACAGCAAGCCGAATCCGCCAAAGCGCAGGTGGATATTGCCCGCCGCAGCTTTGAGAACAACCGCAAGCTGGTGGACCAGGGCTTTATTTCCCAGACTGCACTGGAGTCCTCCAGCGCCAGCCTCGCAGCGGCCGAGGCCTCCTACCGCGCTGCGATGGCAGGTGTGGATGTGGCGGCCAAATCCCTGGAAGACACCGTGCTGCGCGCCCCCATTTCAGGCCAGGTCGCACAGCGCCTGACCCAGCCCGGCGAACGCGTGGCGATTGATGCGCGCGTGCTGGAAATCGTGGACCTGAGCCGCCTTGAGGTGGAAGCCAATCTGGCAGCGGCCGACTCACTGGGCGTTAAACCCGGACAAACTGCGCAACTGACGGTAGAGGGCTCTGCCCAGCGCCTGCAAGCCCGCGTGGCCCGCATCAACCCCAGCGCGGTGGCTGGCAGCCGCTCTGTGCTGTTGTATTTGAGCCTGGAAAAGCCTGAAGGCCTGCGCCAGGGCCTGTTCGCCCAAGGCGCACTGGCCGTGGGTGTCAGCCGCACATTGGCCTTGCCGGTGAGCGCCATACGTACCGACAAGCCACAACCCTATGTGCAGTGGGTGCAGGACAACAAAGTCGCCCACCAGACGGTGGAACTGGGCGAGCGCGGTGATGCAAATGGCGTGGCCATGGTCAGCGTCAAGGGCATACCCGAAGGTACTCCGGTGTTGGCGGGCGCAGTGGGCGCCCTGCGTGCGGGAACCGCTATCAAAAACGCAGCAGGTAGCAACTGA